The following proteins come from a genomic window of Rutidosis leptorrhynchoides isolate AG116_Rl617_1_P2 chromosome 10, CSIRO_AGI_Rlap_v1, whole genome shotgun sequence:
- the LOC139869976 gene encoding uncharacterized protein, translating into MATSITSSPFLSFHLAPKCPNPIKNTSKRVLMLAKKDSHNTPPSLIRVGSSIKIEKVFEDKNKGIICYLDDKGEITCEGFDEGPRLHQGVSRISCYQRVNHDIIDLLKRSLLQVRDGGKFN; encoded by the exons atggcaacaagcatcaCTTCATCACCCTTCTTATCATTTCATCTTGCTCCAAAATGTCCAAATCCCATCAAGAATACATCAAAAAGGGTATTAATGCTTGCAAAAAAGGACTCCCATAACACACCTCCATCTCTCATTAGGGTCGGATCATCCATCAAGATAGAAAAG GTTTTTGAAGATAAAAATAAAGGTATAATATGTTATTTGGATGATAAAGGAGAGATTACATGTGAAGGATTTGATGAAGGGCCTCGCCTTCATcaaggtgtttcaagaatttcTTGTTATCAAAG GGTTAATCATGACATAATTGATCTGCTTAAAAGAAGCCTGCTTCAAGTTAGAGATGGTGGTAAATTCAACTAA
- the LOC139872580 gene encoding alanine aminotransferase 2, with amino-acid sequence MRKFVAQRTKSLLKNTSTTSSLLFNHYSHQSSSLNSRYYNNINNNNYTSRFARFFTSINDTTSMASDKSTPPVTVESLNPKVLKCEYAVRGEIVSLAQKLQQDLLANPGSQPFEEILYCNIGNPQSLGQQPITFFREVLALCDHPTILDKSETQGLFSADSIERAWQILDQIPGRATGAYSHSQGVKGLRDSIAAGIEARDGFPADPNDIFLTDGASPAVHMMMQLLIRSESDGIFCPIPQYPLYSASIALHGGTLVPYYLNEETGWGLEISELKKQLETARQKGITVRALVVINPGNPTGQVLAEDNQGDIVEFCKKEGLVLLADEVYQENIYVPEKQFHSFKKVARSMGYGDKDIPLVSFQSVSKGYYGECGKRGGYMEVTGFTPEVREQIYKVASVNLCSNISGQILASLVMSPPKVGDESYESYFAEKDGILQSLARRAKTLEDALNNLEGVTCNKAEGAMYLFPHIRLPNKAIQAAEAAKKAPDAFYASRLLNATGIVVVPGSGFGQVPGTWHFRCTILPQEEKIPAIVTRLTEFHQKFMDEFRD; translated from the exons ATGCGGAAATTCGTAGCACAAAGAACCAAAAGTTTACTCAAAAATACATCAACAACTTCCTCCTTATTATTCAACCATTATTCTCATCAATCTTCATCtttaaattctagatattataataatattaataataataattatacttcacGGTTTGCTCGATTCTTCACGTCAATCAACGATACTACCTCAATGGCTTCCGACAAATCAACGCCGCCGGTCACCGTTGAATCGCTTAACCCTAAG GTTTTGAAATGTGAGTATGCTGTACGTGGTGAAATTGTTTCGCTGGCTCAG AAATTACAGCAAGACTTGTTAGCAAATCCAGGTTCTCAACCTTTTGAGGAG ATACTTTACTGTAACATTGGAAATCCACAATCTCTTGGTCAACAGCCCATCACTTTCTTCAGAGAGGTTCTTGCATTATGTGATCATCCCACCATATTGGACAAGAGTGAAACACAGGGTTTGTTTAG TGCAGATTCCATTGAGCGAGCATGGCAGATCCTTGATCAGATTCCTGGAAGAGCTACTGGGGCATATAGTCACAGTCAG GGTGTTAAGGGACTGCGTGATTCCATTGCTGCTGGAATTGAAGCCCGTGATGGCTTTCCTGCTGACCCGAATGACATATTCTTGACAGATGGCGCAAGTCCAGCG GTCCATATGATGATGCAGTTACTAATAAGATCAGAAAGTGATGGAATATTCTGTCCAATTCCTCAGTACCCTCTTTACTCTGCTTCAATTGCCCTTCATGGTGGCACTCTT GTTCCTTATTATCTGAATGAAGAAACAGGGTGGGGACTTGAGATCTCTGAGCTCAAGAAGCAACTTGAAACTGCTAGACAAAAGGGTATTACTGTTAGGGCCTTGGTCGTGATTAATCCAGGAAACCCAACAGGCCag GTTCTTGCTGAGGATAACCAAGGAGATATTGTTGAGTTCTGCAAGAAAGAAGGTTTGGTTCTTCTAGCAGATGAGGTATATCAGGAAAATATCTATGTCCCGGAAAAGCAATTTCACTCTTTTAAAAAAGTGGCTCGTTCTATGGGATATGGTGACAAGGATATTCCCTTGGTATCCTTTCAATCAGTGTCTAAAG GGTACTATGGTGAGTGTGGGAAAAGAGGTGGTTACATGGAGGTTACCGGTTTTACCCCTGAAGTTAGGGAACAAATATACAAGGTGGCATCTGTGAATCTTTGTTCAAATATTTCTGGTCAAATTCTTGCAAGCCTTGTCATGAGCCCTCCAAAG GTTGGAGATGAATCATATGAGTCCTATTTTGCTGAAAAAGATGGGATCCTACAATCGTTAGCAAGGCGTGCGAAG ACATTGGAAGATGCACTGAACAACTTAGAGGGTGTTACTTGCAACAAAGCTGAAGGTGCAATGTATCTTTTCCCACACATTCGACTTCCCAACAAAGCCATACAAGCAGCAGAAGCAGCTAAAAAAGCACCAGATGCATTTTATGCTAGTCGTCTCCTAAACGCCACTGGCATAGTTGTGGTTCCCGGTTCTGGTTTTGGTCAG GTTCCCGGAACATGGCATTTTAGGTGCACAATTTTACCACAAGAGGAAAAAATTCCGGCGATTGTTACGCGGTTGACAGAATTTCACCAGAAGTTCATGGACGAGTTCCGTGATTGA